The region ttatgtggtgacactaaagctagtatgtgggtgcttattatagaataaattcactgaacatgactcacacagatgaacaactgatggagttcactcacgtgtcagtagttgttcacattATGATAGTTGTACatgtatccttagacttgaggtcatcatagtcatcttgtgtacactgaactatgctttggtttagttcttagtctcaagggacaattataagggctctactgggtataggaatttgtacacgaagatagtgtatgatcaataaaggatctacccctcccagtgaaggaagaaaatgttcaatgctgatccacttatgctagttcaggaatctctggccagagtgaatgaaattagaaaggagtttctaatttacattaaatagaactaagcatagtgaatgggaaagcaaatgtttaaataagataggcttgacacaagtttcatgccttgtatttaatcgtgacattgcagggtagaaggaattgattgtatgataactactcactgaataggttcttggtattctaagcagtgaattcgtattatctggatagtcgcgatatgctgagaagtatccctcacgatgtagaataaatatgattaattaattaatcatatttaatgaattagataatttatataaataataataaaatagttttattattatttatttctactaccggcttaatattgaacctacagggtcacaccttaaaagagaatgatttaatggtggaggaattaattaataatggctgataattatttatttatgaaataaataattaattggaaaatttaataattgattaaatgagatttaattgattataaattaattaagaaaaagttcttaatattattaattaagaatttaatttttggaaattaaatcaagtgagagaattatttctaaagtgtttagaaaaaggattaataattaaaaggtgttttaattattagtgagaataataaagtgttaataataataaaattttatggaaaaaatttcagctgaaaattttgcctataaatatactattataaaccctatatttgcaacctaaaaatttacaaaaaccataattctctccacctcctcctcctccattacatcgatttcttggtggttaccggtggagtgcttcacacttgaggaacagctgctaaggatctccgctcgtggttcttggatcgcttttaaagtTTAGAAATGATCCCTCGATTTAAATTTTGATCTGTATacgtattatatggattttatatcatgaaaattattttaccatgcttccgtgatagagAAAATCCTACAGATCTTACAAGACAAGAAAAGGTGAAATTGTGACACTCTATCACAAAGACAAGAGAGTTGAAGAGTTATTTGTTAGAAAAACTTTTACACATCTGGTGGATGAATTTCCTTACATGACAAAGGAACAAATGTTAAAACAGCAGGAGGAAATTCCGAAACAATTTCAAGCCAGCAGTGAAGGTCCATCTAGAGGTAGaggaagagttagaggactaagGAACGTCAATCTCCTTGGAGAAGAATATCATGAGGAACTGGAAACTAAATTGACTAGAAGACCAAGACAACTGAGAATGTAACACCAGGATATACCgtctaattatttttatcaataaataattattttgtgattattatgtgaattttggtgaattatctggcAATTGGAATTGAGGTTTGGATGTTATATTTGataaaatttgagaattttaatttttctatgtccaaaataaagtatagataattttgatatttttttggtaatttatatgttgttatatgattttataaagaatttatagatttagtaaatttattttccgaataataataaactatattgtctaaccgggaatcgtccaacttcaaccatttttacgttttcaCAACCCGAAAATCTCGAGAAAACTTCTTCTTAACCCAATTTtattattccgagcatttttcgtgttttgactttttcgatcccgAGTATGGTTTTACCCGTGCGGATCCCCACGTAAATTTTTTGATATAATACTCATTTCGGTAAGTTGATAAAACCTGTATcctcgagagacgggatattttgattaaactattacaTTATCTTCTCATAGGTTGTATAATAAAAAGCCTGGTTTTCATAATTATCCTAAACTGGTATGGAATTGGATACGTTTTAttgttacttagcggctaagtaacctatttttatATCTGATATGATCCAAATGGGTACCATTATTCCGTAAGTATAAATAACATTTATCGTATTATATTTTATACagataatcataaacaaacagttaaaatatataatttacagATATAAACCCTAATATTTGTCGTGTTTTTCAAAATCAAACCTAAAAATGAATGCGTTATCGAAATGGAAATCAAGCATTCTATTATTttgagcattttccgtgttttgactttttcgatcctgAGTATGGTTTTACCCGTACAGATCCCcacgcaaaattttcgatataATACTCATTTCGGTAAGTTGATAAAACCTGTATCCTCGAGATACATggtattttgattaaactattgCATTATCTTCTCCTAGGTTGTATAATAAAAAgctcagttttgataattatcctaaactGGTACCGAATTGGATCGGTTTTATTGTTaattagcggctaagtaacttatttttatatCTGAAATGATCCAaaggggtaccaatattccgtaagtATAAATATCATTTgtcatattttattttaaacaactaatcataaacaaacagttaaaatatataatttacaaAGAGTAACCATAATATTCGTCGTGTTCTTCAAAATCAAACCTAAAAACAAAGGCGTAATCGAAATCGAAATCAAGTGTGTGAATAACCGAATCGAAGCTTTTGAAAAATACTTTCAGATTCTACAATCAATTTCACTACAGAAATCAAAGGTATTttcatatatatttatttaaaatcgAATTTAATTATGATCAAAATATGAAtgtttgattttgatgttgtttgtatgatttgatgattgtatcttgtagataattttattctgatcattttggtatattatatgtcgaatttggtgttcaataacatatagaaattggggtttgattttcgaattaataaaattagggtttgaatgtcgtttgaatgttcttaattggatttgggcatTTTTTCTGTGAGGGTTATTAGTTTAAATTGATTACACCAATGAATAGATGGTTGAAAAATGAATCGATTGGTATAAACGTGATGAACGGAGGGTTCCTGGAACGGGTTGACCGGAAAATTGAGCATGGCGGTGGCGGAAAGTTTCGGCCGATTTTCCGGTCTATTCGTTGATAATCTGAACAAATGGTTGCCAGGGATGTGTTTCTGGAATGACAAATAACTTGTCTTGAACTTTTGACGCGATTATGGGTAGTTTTTGGGGTGGCCGGAAAGCTCGGTAATCGCCGTTTATGGCGACCAAACGGCGGCGACTCGCCGAAGAAGATGAATGGGGAACAATTACAGTTCAACCACTAGTAGTATTCCATATTTACAAATTCTATATTCTTATTTTAAAACTTTACAAAAACAtaattcctgttttaaaaatttacaaaaattatatctctatttatatttattttcagaaaattatttttaattatttaaaattaactccattatttttaattctgaaaattatttttcattcaaaaataaatctagattattcatttaattaattttagttgataaatagttatttaattagtcaattaatttaaatattaattgatttaattagttattaattaattttaattgattatttaattagattttattatttcttttgatcaaaaaaatctgaaaaaaagtttcgagctttaaaatattattctaaattattttcaaggctctatatttattattaaatgattttgaaGTCAGATTCGAGTATTCGAATCttgtaattatttataaaataatttgctaacccgttttaattctgaaatatgttcaaaaattcatattaaatacccggaaaatcattttaaccttgaatcttctttgaaaatattatttttatcaaatatcTTAAATGCTATATGAgggattttatacatcacagaagcatggtaaaataattttcttgatataaaatccaaataaaggtatacaaatcgtgattaaataATATGTGAccgatttctaacctttaaaagcaatccaagaacgatgagcggagatccctagcagctgctcctcaagtgtgaagcactccaccggtatccaccaagagatcaatgtaatggaggaggaaggggttgagagaattagggtttttcttCTTTTTCTGCTTTAGAATTAGGTTGAGGCAAAtggggtttataatagtatatttataggcaaaattttcagctgaaaattttctcataaaatattattattattaaccctttaattgattattcttattaaccaattaactaataattaaaacacattttaatcattagtccctttttctaaacactttagaaaaataattctctcacttgatttaatttccgaaattaaattcttaattaataatattaagaacttttcttaatttatttataattaattaaatctcatttaatcaattattaaatttgctaattaattatttatttcacaaataaataattaccagccattattaattaattcctccaccattaaatcattatcttttatagtgtgaccctgtaggttcaatattaagccggtagtagaaataaataataataaaacttttttatcattatttatataaattctctaattaattaaatatgattaattaattaatcatatttattctacatcgtgagggatacttctcagcatatcgcgactatccggataatacgaattcactgcttagaataccaagaacccattcagtgaatagttaccgtacaattaattccttctaccctataatgtcaTGATttaatacaaggcatgaaactcgtgtcaagcctatcttatttaattatatgttttcccattcactatgcttagttctaattaatgtgaattagaaactcctttctaatttcattcactctggccagagattcatgaactagcataagtggatcagcattggacattctcttccttcactagaaggggtagatcctctattcatcatacattatcttcgtgtacaaattcctacacccagtagaggccttattattgtccctagagactaagaactaaaccaaattatagttcagtgtacacaagatgactatgatgacctcaagtctaaggatacttgtacaactatcactatgtgaacatctgctgacacgtgagtgaactccatcagttgttcagctgtgtgagtcatgttcattgaacttattctataataagcacataatactagctatagtgtcaccacacaaatgtctatgagaacagacatccttcacaatgaagcaagcatagtatgtaccgatctttgtggattactaattaacagttagtaatcctacgaccaggaaatatttaagtttagagttatcgtcttttaggtctcattattatgatctcatcataatccattaaaaagctttactctaaactatggtatatcttatttaaacacttaaatagataaagcccgcaataaaaccaaaacaagtcttttattaatatcaatgaaatcaaaacagataaaataaaagttattcctaaatcatcatacatgattggacttaggacacatctctttcactatatgttatatgtgatctgattgatcTGTAATCAGTTTATGTGTATATGATTTGACGATTTTTATCGTAACATTCAATTTGTACGTTAGATTGGGATAAAATGAAGGGTAGACTGAACTTATAACAAGTAGAATGAgatgagaataagtattgataaataCTTGTGATATCTAACAGAGGAATCGAGATGTAAAAAGGAaaagcaagtggtcagtgagtaTTTCCTTGAATTAAATGGAGACTAATGTAAGTTTAATTATGGAGATGTATAAGAAAGAACTAACCTTGATAAACTTTTCAATATCAGATATTATAGCGTTCTGGTACTGATGCATTGATTTATGTGGCATTGGATTTGTATAGAACTGAAACATATCATTGCTTCCTGCAGTAGAAAACACTAAAGAATTTTTAAGAATATGTGAAACCTTCTTCTCTCCTACTATTGTAACAAGCCTCTGCTTATATTTCTTGAAATATTTTTGGTACTGTTTTGTCACTGGAATAACATTCCATGTTGCACCAGTCCTGTCGCCATAGCCCGATCCAGCTGAAGCGAAACAAACACCTGTAGAGAGCTCTGATGGAGGTAGATTCGGGTCCAAAAAAGGAGGAACTAGTTGCTTGAGACTTAGAGCATCAGCCAGAAAATCAGACATGAGTTTTCCATCAGAAAATCTACCCGTGGGAATGCCACCAGGAAACGATACACCATAAGGTGTGTGATTTGCTTTAACTATAGTAGAGATAAAATTATTATTTCCTGTATCCGATAAAGAATCACCAAATATGAGAACCGAAGAGAATTTCGGTAAAGCATTGCATGTCAACAACATGTTGAGAAGATTTAGTAAACAAAGCATGAAGAATGAAGGATCCATAAGAGCTAAATGGTTTTTTTTTGTGACAATATTGTTCGTTtcccatcatatatatataacatcTTGCATGCTATAATATAGAATCAAATATTTTAAATTTGGTCACTAATTACTATAATCAATTAGCCattaaaaattaatatatctGGATTATTATCTTCTGAATGTGATGGATATGCCATATACGTTTTTCtcataaaaattataattttagaaTATGATATTTATTTGgaaagatatattttatataatacaTTAAGTGTCCTATTAAAAATATTCCTTGAAATGTTAAATTATATTTCAATTAGTAATGGTTTAGAAATGTTATTGATTAATGGAGTGCATATCTTGTAACATTAATTAATCAACATTTTAGTCCACATTAAAAATCAATAATCTTCCTTTTAAAATAGATAGTCATTACTCAACATAAATGAACAAATAATAAATCAATTAGATTTCATAAACTATAATCGGTGTACAAACAAAAAATGATTTGAATAACCATTTCTACATGAAGCTACCTAGATCTTTCCAATCCAGAGTTTTGTACATGTAATGTAACTAATCAAAAGAAAAAAGCTAAAAATTTGCAAAATGTACATAATACAAAACGCTGCATGCTTTATACCAAATGGATGGCACCGGCTAGGGGTGTACACGGTTTGGCCAACCCGACCAATCCAAACCGAATCGACCCTATTTCGGCCGAACCAAACCGATTTTTTTCAACCCGATATATAgttgggttgaaaaaatgtcaacccgatttaattgggttggatatgattttcgataattttaaaccaatccaacccaacccgattaaaatttatatgtacatgctaataagttaatccaaaattatgtttaggccatttacatatatccatatatctctaactctaaatgtaacttataatctccgtgttcatagttcatttcgtaacaacaatagatgtttgattagtgttatatttttgcatttatgattcattccaatatataaagcgtaagcaatattattagtacttttgatgtcgaaaattagatgtttaagactattcaatatggaggattgtaatattgttttgaactattttcaagtgttttaaactttaaaaccttatgttttattataattttttatattaattttgtatatttaataaaccgatcaaaccgatccaaaccgaaccaaaccgaagtatacaaattggtttgggttaCAAATTTAAACGGTTTGGGTTGGGTTGAAATTTTAAAAACCCGAATTAATTGGGTTGAGTTGCTAAATTCTCCCAACCCGCCCAACCCGATCTGTGTACACCCCTAGCACCGGCACTTTGTGGGGGTGCCAAAAAATTCTAAATGATCATTAaagttaattttttattatttttttgccAACGTTTACCAGTAAATTGTTTCAATAGACGACTGCAAGTGAAGTAAAAGCGGATTGAGTTAAGGAAAGTATTtctgaacctttctcgagatatatagCAAGTATTTCCGACCTTTcatgatatatacatatatataaaatagttttgttttatattgcaagtgctttgaagtacttaaccctaaaccctgattctacTTAATGATCTTtaagccgtaagccttattctttgtaaattaTTGGTTGTTGAAATCCCAAATACGGACCACAGATATACGATAgtactctacaaatacatatataccatatactgatcactgatttggatttgattaaCATACAAACCTTTATACCTTGTAATCATTAAACCATTTTTCTTCTATTATTTGATTCTTTCATAGGCTGGAAGCCAATCCTTATACAATCCCTGTTATACCTTTATGGTgttgtgaatcaccttatgcCCTGAGATAaatgttgcttatgattctgCTTagtgatttacattgtttatcatattgtattttatagaattggattgtttttaaatgtggacc is a window of Apium graveolens cultivar Ventura chromosome 11, ASM990537v1, whole genome shotgun sequence DNA encoding:
- the LOC141696254 gene encoding GDSL esterase/lipase At2g30220-like encodes the protein MDPSFFMLCLLNLLNMLLTCNALPKFSSVLIFGDSLSDTGNNNFISTIVKANHTPYGVSFPGGIPTGRFSDGKLMSDFLADALSLKQLVPPFLDPNLPPSELSTGVCFASAGSGYGDRTGATWNVIPVTKQYQKYFKKYKQRLVTIVGEKKVSHILKNSLVFSTAGSNDMFQFYTNPMPHKSMHQYQNAIISDIEKFIKVSSFLYISIIKLTLVSI